One region of Polynucleobacter sp. MWH-Aus1W21 genomic DNA includes:
- a CDS encoding DsrE family protein: protein MKKLLSILAILTLALGFGSFASAQSTGNTKVVYHIDDAETQGLKGLRNIRNHLDVAPQTTIIVVTHANGVDIMMEGAKDKKNNVEYAPLVGALKSRGVKFEVCEITLKNRNLKKDQFTLDADFTPSGVVRVADLQYKDGFAYIKP from the coding sequence ATGAAAAAATTACTCTCGATTCTTGCCATACTGACTTTGGCTCTTGGCTTTGGGTCTTTTGCCTCAGCCCAATCCACCGGCAATACAAAAGTGGTTTACCACATTGATGATGCTGAAACGCAAGGCCTTAAAGGTCTGCGTAATATCCGCAATCATTTAGATGTAGCACCACAAACCACCATTATTGTGGTGACCCATGCAAATGGTGTCGACATCATGATGGAGGGGGCGAAAGATAAAAAGAATAATGTGGAGTACGCACCATTAGTTGGCGCTTTGAAATCTCGCGGTGTGAAGTTTGAGGTTTGCGAGATTACTCTCAAGAATCGTAACTTGAAAAAAGATCAATTCACATTAGATGCTGATTTCACCCCATCGGGCGTAGTTCGTGTTGCTGATCTTCAATATAAAGATGGTTTTGCTTACATCAAGCCATAA